The following proteins come from a genomic window of Candidatus Thiodiazotropha sp. CDECU1:
- a CDS encoding MraY family glycosyltransferase, with amino-acid sequence MAESLHLYWVMALSFLISLGLTWLARAYALRRGLMDQPNKRSSHMVETPRGGGIAFVLVYLAILLWSMISPFTTGEHSDQLYLTLLMGGGLVVVIGFVDDHRHVAVILRFAIHLIAAVIAVTLLQMPSIDLWPGLTLDGWWLKTVSVFGLVWLLNLYNFMDGIDGIASLQGISVLCGATLILIFNHAASEATDWLLVLAACMAGFLFWNWPPAKVFMGDAGSGFIGYALGVFALYTADAYSISLWSWLILLGLFVVDATWTLGVRMLNGERWYQPHAKHAYQHLARKRQSLCISSGVSAVRCRTLAHRWVILHGLLINLLWLLPLAWFAAVYPGYGLLLTLVAFVPLLILERLLGAGYE; translated from the coding sequence ATGGCTGAGTCGCTCCATTTGTATTGGGTGATGGCGCTGAGTTTTTTAATCTCCCTGGGATTGACCTGGCTTGCGCGTGCCTATGCCTTGCGCCGTGGTTTGATGGATCAGCCGAATAAGCGAAGCTCCCACATGGTTGAGACGCCTCGTGGAGGAGGGATCGCCTTTGTTCTGGTCTACCTGGCGATCCTGCTCTGGTCCATGATTTCCCCATTTACAACCGGCGAACATAGTGATCAGCTCTATCTTACACTACTCATGGGTGGTGGCTTGGTAGTAGTGATCGGGTTCGTGGATGATCATCGTCATGTTGCCGTCATACTGCGTTTCGCTATCCATCTCATTGCCGCAGTTATTGCGGTGACACTGTTGCAGATGCCTAGCATTGATCTCTGGCCGGGTTTGACCTTGGATGGATGGTGGCTCAAGACAGTGAGCGTATTTGGATTGGTTTGGCTGCTGAATCTCTACAATTTCATGGATGGTATCGACGGGATTGCCAGCCTCCAGGGGATTAGCGTGCTGTGTGGTGCGACCTTGATTCTGATATTCAATCATGCGGCTTCAGAGGCGACTGACTGGTTGCTGGTGCTGGCGGCGTGTATGGCCGGCTTTCTATTCTGGAACTGGCCTCCGGCAAAGGTCTTCATGGGAGATGCAGGAAGCGGATTCATCGGTTATGCATTGGGTGTGTTTGCCCTCTATACAGCCGATGCCTATTCTATTTCCCTATGGAGCTGGCTGATCCTGCTGGGCCTGTTCGTTGTGGACGCTACTTGGACCCTGGGGGTGCGCATGCTGAATGGTGAAAGATGGTACCAACCCCATGCCAAACATGCCTACCAGCATCTGGCCCGGAAAAGGCAGTCTCTGTGTATCAGTAGCGGCGTATCGGCGGTACGCTGTCGTACCCTGGCCCATCGATGGGTCATCCTGCATGGCCTGCTGATCAACCTGCTATGGCTGTTACCATTGGCATGGTTTGCTGCGGTATACCCAGGTTACGGATTGCTGTTGACCCTGGTTGCCTTCGTGCCCCTGCTGATCCTGGAAAGATTACTCGGGGCGGGGTATGAGTAA
- a CDS encoding DUF3144 domain-containing protein has protein sequence MSDKETEFTEFTAVAERFIALANEIKSEGKPLTLVNAALMSASATYSTYVAAGNQGYLKPGGVDRLVDTYRAQLANIQDIKRKAAESSVKNASKDN, from the coding sequence ATGTCTGATAAAGAAACAGAATTTACAGAGTTTACGGCCGTGGCAGAGCGTTTCATCGCCTTGGCCAACGAGATCAAGAGTGAAGGTAAACCGCTGACATTGGTGAATGCGGCCTTGATGTCGGCATCGGCAACATACAGCACCTATGTGGCTGCGGGTAATCAGGGTTATTTGAAACCTGGTGGAGTTGATCGCCTGGTTGATACCTATCGTGCACAGTTGGCCAATATACAGGATATCAAGCGCAAGGCAGCGGAAAGCAGCGTCAAAAATGCGAGTAAGGATAACTAA
- a CDS encoding globin — MAQLKKKLKDTLFMLAESAEGGPGVKLYIEMLGRIHKRLNVQRRHFTIWEEALLEAVKTYDDEFDDKVLAAWLDVIDNVIERMFAALDEARMIAS, encoded by the coding sequence ATGGCGCAGTTGAAAAAGAAGTTGAAAGATACGCTCTTCATGCTTGCTGAATCCGCTGAGGGAGGGCCCGGAGTCAAGCTCTATATCGAGATGTTGGGGCGCATACACAAGCGCTTGAATGTGCAACGCAGACACTTCACCATATGGGAAGAGGCGCTGTTGGAGGCGGTGAAGACCTATGACGATGAATTCGACGACAAGGTACTCGCTGCATGGCTGGATGTGATAGACAATGTCATTGAAAGGATGTTTGCCGCTCTCGATGAAGCAAGAATGATCGCATCTTAG
- a CDS encoding glycosyltransferase family 4 protein — MSRAIPNSRLILFVVNDAGFFLSHRLPLALAAMEQGYEVCVATPPGDGVEQIKAEGLHYRQVSLSRSGANPLAELWTIWNLYRLYRELQPLIVHHVTIKPVLYGTLAARVANVSAVVNAISGLGFVFLARSWFSAMARSAVLTSYRWLFSRKRLWVIVQNRDDYDFLLDKGCLTRDKIELIRGSGVDVEHFAMSPERDETPLVVLPARMLWDKGVGEFVEAAQLLHSMGIKARFALVGGIDPNNPESVPAERLAEWAREGDVEWWGNRQDMPAIYSHAHIVCLPSYREGLPKVLLEAAATGRAIVATDVPGCREVVIEEKNGLLVPARQSRHLAEALRRLITNPALRQSMGQQAREMAVAEFSIHYVVERHLDIYQRALIQ, encoded by the coding sequence ATGTCTCGTGCCATTCCTAACAGCCGATTGATTTTGTTTGTGGTCAACGATGCCGGATTTTTTCTCTCCCATCGTTTGCCACTGGCCTTGGCGGCAATGGAACAGGGCTATGAAGTGTGTGTTGCAACACCGCCGGGTGATGGTGTGGAACAGATCAAGGCCGAAGGATTGCACTATAGGCAGGTTTCGCTGAGCAGAAGTGGTGCAAATCCCCTGGCCGAACTCTGGACAATCTGGAATCTCTACAGGCTCTATCGGGAACTGCAGCCGTTAATTGTTCACCATGTGACTATAAAACCTGTCCTGTACGGCACATTGGCCGCACGTGTGGCCAATGTCTCAGCAGTGGTGAATGCGATTTCCGGGCTTGGTTTTGTTTTCCTGGCACGTAGCTGGTTCAGCGCCATGGCGCGCTCTGCAGTGTTGACCAGTTATCGCTGGCTATTTTCCCGCAAGCGACTCTGGGTCATTGTGCAGAACCGGGATGATTACGATTTCTTGCTGGATAAAGGCTGTCTGACCCGGGATAAGATTGAATTGATACGGGGTTCAGGAGTTGATGTGGAGCATTTTGCCATGTCTCCGGAGAGAGATGAGACGCCCCTGGTGGTACTGCCAGCGCGTATGTTGTGGGACAAGGGGGTTGGTGAATTTGTTGAGGCTGCTCAATTGTTACACAGCATGGGAATCAAGGCCCGATTTGCCCTGGTGGGTGGTATAGATCCTAATAATCCCGAGTCTGTGCCTGCCGAACGGCTGGCGGAGTGGGCCAGGGAGGGTGATGTGGAGTGGTGGGGTAATCGCCAGGATATGCCAGCAATCTACAGCCATGCTCATATCGTCTGCCTGCCCTCTTATCGAGAGGGGTTGCCAAAAGTACTGCTGGAGGCGGCTGCAACGGGGCGGGCCATCGTCGCCACCGATGTCCCGGGTTGTCGTGAGGTGGTCATTGAAGAGAAGAATGGTCTGTTGGTACCCGCCCGGCAGAGCAGGCATCTGGCAGAGGCGCTGCGACGTTTGATTACAAATCCAGCCCTGCGTCAGTCCATGGGTCAACAGGCCAGGGAAATGGCGGTAGCGGAGTTTTCCATCCACTATGTCGTTGAACGCCATTTGGATATCTATCAACGGGCATTGATTCAATGA
- a CDS encoding glycosyltransferase: MAEYDFKLDLNVENNSHTQLVKRIPTGSRVLELGCATGYMSDYLRQEKGCYVVGVEIDRGMANKAKSNCDRVIVGDVQNRGWLKSLGDERFDVITCADILEHLRDPTALLKKLPDLLNDGGRLLASLPNGAHAALRLELLEGRFTYEDTGLLDRTHLHLFTYNSLREMFARSGFRVNELTYTFHDMADSEIEQRLERMGFEATERGLALFHTPDAAAFQYIVSATPDKDVSIDEFPVLNDKPMQASVEVYRNLLDELHQAGSTAETRLKMVEERDRILQEQQQALSTLNDELGKHRASIENAVQEVQQAHRALAEENRRRSDLENQLRSMERSNRSLNHELFLHKNDLKHAKQNLRDVVNSRGWRGYMALTKPVQLLRRFAPELKKVKSDPRIVRDWGQEAVRLWKKGGLSAIREHLNTEASPTYDYSLWIRDVEPVGVPTIEMVEELNEHPDSPLISIIMPVYDVDEYWLRAAIDSVLEQSYEAWELCIADDASTRPHIKRVLEEYTRRYKRIKVTYREENGHISKATNSALELASGDFVGLMDHDDQLAPFALYFVAQEVVLNPDAQIIYSDEDKLNSEEVRFDHYFKPDFNPDLMRSHNMICHFGVYRRSLVERVGGMREGFEGAQDYDLALRCLREVEPRWQVRHIPWILYHWRAIPESTASGGEAKSYAMNAAIHAIEDDLEVRGQAAEVTESDLIDGMIRVRYPIPDPQPQVSIIIPTRNGGELLRQCFESIRNKTRYKNIEFIVVDNQSDDQQTLDYLTVLDSQDHIKVLRYDHPFNFSAINNFAIKHASGEMLCFMNDDIEVIAPGWLGEMVSHAARPEIGAVGARLWYPDDRLQHGGVVLGLGGVAGHAMKYSTKENKGYMGRSVLIQNYTAVTAACLLLRREVFEAVDGFDSEHLAVAFNDVDLCIRIYKAGYYNLWTPYAELYHHESASRGAEDTPEKQLRFSGEAEYMLNKYGPLLERDPAYNPNLTRCGEDFSLNWKGVDDEDEDV, from the coding sequence GTGGCTGAATACGATTTTAAACTCGATTTGAATGTCGAGAACAATTCCCATACCCAGTTGGTAAAGCGCATACCGACAGGCAGTCGGGTGCTTGAGTTGGGTTGCGCCACCGGTTATATGTCGGACTATCTGCGACAGGAGAAGGGCTGTTATGTGGTCGGTGTCGAGATCGACCGTGGGATGGCGAATAAGGCCAAATCGAATTGCGACCGGGTCATCGTAGGGGATGTTCAAAACAGGGGCTGGTTGAAGAGTCTTGGTGATGAACGCTTCGATGTCATCACCTGCGCCGATATTCTCGAGCACCTGCGGGACCCGACTGCCCTGTTGAAAAAACTCCCCGATCTGTTGAACGATGGCGGGCGGCTTCTCGCCTCCTTGCCAAACGGTGCTCATGCTGCGTTGCGGCTGGAACTGTTGGAAGGAAGGTTCACCTACGAAGATACCGGGTTGCTGGATCGCACCCATCTGCATCTCTTTACCTACAATTCACTCCGCGAGATGTTTGCTCGGAGTGGTTTCAGGGTCAATGAGCTGACCTATACCTTCCATGACATGGCTGACTCGGAAATTGAGCAGCGATTGGAGAGGATGGGATTCGAGGCGACTGAACGGGGGCTGGCCCTGTTCCATACCCCGGATGCGGCAGCCTTTCAATATATTGTCTCCGCCACGCCGGACAAGGATGTCTCCATCGACGAGTTTCCTGTGCTCAACGATAAGCCTATGCAGGCCTCGGTTGAGGTATACAGGAATCTGCTCGACGAGTTGCATCAGGCTGGCAGTACCGCAGAGACGCGCCTGAAAATGGTGGAGGAGCGGGACAGGATCTTACAGGAGCAGCAACAAGCCCTTAGCACCTTGAACGATGAACTGGGCAAGCATAGAGCGAGTATCGAGAATGCGGTACAGGAGGTCCAGCAAGCGCACCGGGCACTAGCAGAAGAGAATCGGCGTAGAAGTGACCTGGAGAATCAATTACGCAGCATGGAGAGGAGTAACCGCTCCCTCAACCATGAACTGTTTTTGCATAAAAATGACCTCAAGCACGCCAAGCAGAATCTACGCGATGTTGTGAACAGCCGGGGTTGGCGTGGCTATATGGCTTTGACCAAGCCGGTGCAGCTGTTACGCAGGTTTGCACCCGAGTTGAAGAAGGTTAAGAGTGATCCCCGCATAGTGCGTGATTGGGGTCAGGAAGCGGTTCGGCTCTGGAAAAAGGGTGGCTTGTCGGCAATACGCGAGCATCTGAATACCGAGGCGTCTCCAACCTATGACTATTCATTGTGGATTAGGGATGTGGAGCCTGTTGGTGTGCCGACGATTGAGATGGTTGAGGAGCTCAATGAACACCCGGACAGTCCACTGATCTCGATCATAATGCCGGTATACGATGTGGATGAGTATTGGCTTCGCGCTGCCATTGACTCAGTGCTTGAGCAATCCTATGAGGCATGGGAGTTGTGTATTGCTGACGATGCCTCCACACGACCCCATATAAAGCGGGTGCTGGAAGAGTATACGCGCCGTTACAAACGCATCAAGGTTACCTACCGGGAGGAGAATGGACACATCTCAAAGGCAACGAATTCGGCGTTGGAGCTGGCAAGTGGCGACTTTGTCGGCTTGATGGATCATGATGACCAGCTGGCACCCTTTGCGCTCTATTTTGTGGCCCAGGAGGTTGTGCTCAATCCGGACGCGCAGATCATCTATTCCGATGAAGATAAGTTGAACAGTGAAGAGGTACGATTCGACCACTACTTCAAACCGGATTTCAACCCGGACCTGATGCGATCACATAACATGATCTGCCATTTCGGTGTCTATCGACGCTCCCTGGTTGAACGGGTGGGTGGTATGCGGGAAGGTTTTGAAGGTGCGCAGGATTACGACTTGGCGTTGCGCTGCTTACGGGAGGTTGAGCCGCGCTGGCAGGTGCGCCATATCCCATGGATTCTCTATCATTGGCGGGCGATACCGGAAAGCACCGCTTCCGGTGGTGAGGCGAAATCCTATGCCATGAATGCGGCCATACATGCAATCGAGGATGATCTTGAGGTTCGTGGTCAAGCGGCGGAGGTGACGGAATCTGACCTTATCGATGGCATGATCCGGGTGCGTTATCCAATACCAGATCCTCAACCTCAGGTATCGATTATCATCCCAACCCGGAATGGTGGAGAGTTGTTACGGCAATGCTTTGAGAGCATTAGAAACAAGACCCGATATAAGAATATCGAGTTTATTGTGGTCGATAATCAAAGCGATGATCAGCAGACCCTCGACTATCTCACAGTGTTGGATAGTCAGGACCATATCAAGGTTTTGCGCTACGACCATCCCTTCAATTTTTCCGCGATCAACAACTTTGCCATCAAACATGCGAGTGGAGAAATGCTCTGCTTCATGAATGACGATATCGAAGTGATTGCCCCCGGTTGGTTGGGAGAGATGGTTAGTCACGCTGCCAGGCCCGAGATCGGCGCGGTCGGCGCCAGACTCTGGTATCCGGATGATCGGCTACAGCATGGTGGGGTAGTTTTAGGTCTTGGTGGTGTGGCCGGTCACGCCATGAAATATTCCACAAAAGAGAACAAAGGTTACATGGGACGTTCCGTGTTGATTCAGAACTATACCGCCGTGACCGCTGCCTGCCTGTTATTGCGTCGAGAGGTGTTTGAAGCCGTGGACGGCTTTGATAGCGAACATCTCGCGGTTGCCTTCAATGATGTGGATCTTTGTATTCGGATATACAAGGCGGGTTATTACAATCTCTGGACACCATACGCGGAACTGTATCACCATGAATCCGCTTCCCGCGGGGCTGAGGATACACCGGAAAAGCAACTGCGTTTCAGTGGTGAAGCTGAGTATATGTTGAATAAATATGGGCCCCTTTTAGAGCGTGATCCAGCCTACAATCCCAACCTGACACGCTGTGGAGAGGATTTTTCACTAAATTGGAAGGGAGTCGATGACGAGGATGAAGATGTCTGA
- a CDS encoding UDP-glucose 4-epimerase family protein, translated as MKSVLVTGANGFVGEHLCRYMLTNGYQVRAALRENSSRWELCEQAAVGEIEGATDWRTALEGMDAVVHLAARVHVMQESDPDPLAAFRRVNVAGSSALARQAAEAGVKRLIYMSSVKVNGERTEGQPYSADDPVHPQDAYAISKWEAEQALKQIAEQMDLELVIVRPVLVYGAGVKGNLERLMALVRTGVPLPLGGITNRRSLLSIQNLLDFIRCCIDHPDAAGEVFLVADGEDLSTPELIHELAHVMQCRTRLFPVPLTLLRFAGWLTGRSSMIARLTEDLQVDLAKNRAKLGWSPVIGTQQALLEMVSAENG; from the coding sequence ATGAAGAGTGTTCTGGTTACAGGAGCGAACGGATTTGTCGGTGAACATCTTTGCCGCTATATGCTCACCAATGGGTATCAAGTAAGGGCCGCGCTGCGTGAAAACAGTTCACGCTGGGAATTATGCGAGCAAGCCGCGGTGGGAGAGATTGAGGGCGCTACAGATTGGCGCACTGCCTTGGAGGGTATGGATGCGGTTGTCCATCTGGCTGCCCGAGTACATGTCATGCAGGAGTCTGATCCCGATCCCCTGGCTGCCTTTCGGCGCGTGAATGTTGCGGGCAGCAGCGCCCTTGCCCGTCAAGCGGCTGAAGCCGGTGTCAAACGCTTGATCTATATGAGTAGCGTTAAAGTGAATGGCGAAAGGACAGAGGGACAACCCTATAGCGCGGACGATCCAGTGCATCCGCAAGATGCCTATGCTATTTCAAAGTGGGAAGCGGAGCAGGCATTGAAGCAGATTGCGGAGCAGATGGATCTGGAACTGGTGATTGTGCGGCCGGTCCTGGTTTATGGTGCCGGAGTGAAGGGAAACCTAGAGCGTTTGATGGCACTTGTCAGGACAGGTGTGCCTCTGCCGCTGGGTGGGATCACAAACCGTCGCAGTCTTCTGAGTATCCAGAATCTACTCGATTTCATACGCTGCTGCATTGACCACCCGGATGCCGCCGGTGAGGTGTTTCTGGTCGCGGACGGAGAGGATCTGTCGACACCCGAACTGATTCACGAACTGGCGCATGTCATGCAATGCAGGACCCGACTATTCCCTGTGCCGTTGACGCTGCTGCGTTTTGCAGGATGGCTGACCGGGCGTTCCTCAATGATAGCGAGGTTGACTGAAGACCTTCAGGTGGATCTCGCAAAGAACAGAGCTAAACTGGGCTGGTCACCGGTGATTGGTACGCAACAGGCCTTGCTGGAAATGGTGAGCGCTGAAAATGGCTGA
- a CDS encoding flippase: MSARDNELTRGGLLAKNVVWNLFSIVVPFLVAIITIPILIDAIGKDRFGLLAISWMFVGYFSLFDFGLGRALTVLVAKCLGEQQHAKIPGLIWTAMTLMAVLGVIGFAIIFWLTPWLVGSVLEVPLELQQETKKAFYLLSLSIPFVIITVGLRGVIAAYQRFKLLTAIRIPMGIFTFVGPVAVLPFSTSLYPIVAVLVAGRFVAVLAHMLLMFRVVPEVRQSYRWDTSQLRPLFGFGGWMTVSNIVVPLMVSMDRFVIGVVLSVTAVAFYTTAYEIVFRLMVIPTAFVAVLLPAQSTTLAIEQGKDRRYSAELFNKGLNYIFITLFPLLLVISVFSFDGLKLWVGAEFASNGYQVMQWLAVGVLFYGLSLVPFSLVQSAGHPDWSAKLHLLELPIYLAGLWWALSHYGILGAALVWTLRAWLDALALYAMALMLIPECRASAIYFGTAIIVAVTLFIIGAQFDHLLEKLVFTMTVLAAFSYLVWRHVLEQKERQWLLRGLGIGIR; encoded by the coding sequence ATGAGCGCCAGAGATAATGAACTGACACGCGGTGGTCTGCTGGCCAAGAACGTTGTCTGGAACTTGTTCAGCATCGTTGTACCTTTTCTTGTCGCTATCATTACCATACCGATCCTGATAGATGCCATTGGCAAGGATCGTTTTGGGCTGTTGGCGATCAGTTGGATGTTTGTCGGCTATTTCAGTCTGTTTGATTTTGGCCTTGGGCGTGCCTTGACGGTATTGGTTGCGAAGTGTCTGGGTGAGCAGCAGCATGCCAAGATACCCGGCCTGATATGGACTGCAATGACCTTGATGGCTGTTCTGGGCGTGATCGGTTTCGCTATCATTTTCTGGCTCACACCTTGGCTGGTTGGCTCTGTGCTGGAGGTGCCGCTCGAGCTGCAGCAAGAGACGAAAAAGGCCTTCTACCTGCTTTCTCTATCCATTCCATTCGTCATCATTACGGTTGGCCTGCGTGGAGTAATAGCAGCATATCAACGTTTCAAGCTGCTCACGGCCATACGCATACCCATGGGTATCTTTACCTTTGTCGGTCCGGTTGCCGTTTTGCCATTCTCCACCAGTCTTTATCCCATAGTGGCGGTATTGGTTGCAGGTCGTTTTGTCGCTGTTTTGGCTCACATGCTGTTGATGTTTCGAGTCGTGCCGGAGGTGCGCCAATCCTATCGATGGGATACAAGCCAATTGCGCCCCCTGTTCGGCTTCGGCGGTTGGATGACTGTGAGTAATATCGTTGTACCGCTGATGGTGTCTATGGACCGTTTTGTCATCGGTGTGGTACTGTCGGTAACCGCCGTGGCCTTTTATACGACGGCCTATGAAATCGTATTCCGGTTAATGGTCATACCCACTGCCTTCGTGGCGGTTTTGCTACCTGCCCAATCGACTACCCTGGCGATCGAACAGGGCAAAGATCGCAGGTATTCCGCAGAGCTGTTCAACAAAGGGCTTAACTACATCTTTATCACCTTGTTTCCTCTACTGCTGGTGATTTCGGTCTTCTCATTCGATGGCCTGAAACTGTGGGTCGGCGCTGAGTTTGCAAGCAACGGCTATCAGGTGATGCAGTGGCTGGCAGTCGGGGTTCTCTTCTATGGGCTCTCTCTGGTGCCTTTTTCCCTGGTGCAGTCCGCAGGCCACCCTGACTGGTCTGCCAAGCTGCATCTACTGGAACTGCCGATCTATCTTGCTGGGCTTTGGTGGGCCTTGTCACACTATGGAATTCTTGGTGCGGCACTGGTTTGGACACTCAGAGCGTGGCTTGATGCGCTTGCCCTGTATGCCATGGCGTTGATGTTGATACCTGAGTGCCGGGCATCGGCAATATACTTCGGAACAGCCATCATTGTGGCGGTCACTCTCTTCATTATTGGTGCCCAGTTTGATCATTTATTGGAGAAGCTTGTTTTTACAATGACTGTGTTGGCTGCTTTTTCCTACCTGGTATGGCGTCATGTGTTGGAGCAAAAAGAACGTCAATGGTTACTGCGGGGGTTGGGTATTGGTATACGATGA
- a CDS encoding glycosyltransferase family 2 protein, protein MKLIIQIPCYNEEQTLALALAELPREVEGFDQVEWLVIDDGSTDATRQVAIDHGVDHIVGYTRNQGLAKVFMLGLDACVRQGADVIVNTDADNQYDASYIPSLTQPILEGKADMVIGARPIQMIEHFSFTKKMLQRLGSSVVRKVSHTDIPDAPSGFRAFSRDAAMKLNVFNEYTYTLETIIQAGIKQMAVTSVPVEVNEDLRPSRLVKSISSYIKKSIVTILRIFVVYKPFRFFLITGLILFGMGLILGLRFLYFYLFGNGTGHIQSVVLAGVMMGIGFQTILVAFIADLLSVNRKLLEEVQYRIRKLESEPEESR, encoded by the coding sequence ATGAAGCTGATAATACAGATCCCCTGCTACAACGAAGAACAAACCCTGGCTCTCGCACTCGCGGAACTTCCCAGAGAGGTAGAGGGGTTTGACCAAGTGGAATGGCTGGTAATCGATGACGGCAGCACCGACGCCACCCGCCAAGTAGCCATCGATCACGGGGTCGACCATATCGTCGGCTACACCCGGAACCAGGGACTGGCGAAGGTATTCATGCTGGGTTTGGATGCCTGTGTAAGGCAAGGCGCCGACGTGATAGTCAATACGGATGCCGACAATCAATATGATGCCAGTTATATCCCTAGCCTGACCCAGCCGATTCTGGAGGGAAAAGCGGATATGGTGATTGGCGCCAGGCCAATCCAGATGATAGAGCACTTCTCTTTCACCAAAAAGATGTTACAACGCCTGGGCAGCAGCGTGGTGCGTAAAGTAAGTCACACCGATATCCCAGATGCGCCAAGCGGCTTCAGGGCCTTCAGTCGCGATGCGGCGATGAAACTCAATGTGTTCAATGAGTATACCTACACCCTGGAAACCATTATCCAGGCCGGCATAAAGCAGATGGCGGTAACATCGGTGCCGGTGGAGGTCAATGAGGACCTCAGACCATCCAGACTGGTGAAAAGCATCAGCAGCTACATCAAGAAATCCATCGTCACCATACTGCGAATCTTTGTCGTCTATAAACCATTCCGTTTCTTTCTCATCACCGGACTAATTCTGTTCGGCATGGGTTTGATCCTGGGCCTGCGCTTCCTCTATTTCTATCTGTTTGGTAATGGTACGGGACATATACAATCCGTCGTCCTGGCCGGTGTCATGATGGGGATTGGTTTTCAAACCATATTGGTAGCATTCATCGCCGATCTGTTGAGCGTCAACCGAAAGCTGTTGGAAGAGGTACAGTACCGGATCAGGAAGCTGGAATCAGAACCTGAAGAGAGCAGGTAA
- a CDS encoding glycosyltransferase, producing the protein MKLVISIVYYDSGLPTLRETLVSIVKSLDYAASSQKDLRAKVVIVDNGGILTQVRQLVSEVFADSPHEWMVLGTGGNIGYGAAHNLVILNEQSDYHLVINPDVEVLEDAFSKAIDYMHHNPNIGLLSPYSEDPEGYKQYLCKRYPAVLDLFLRGFAPRFVKRYFAGRLQEYEMRYDLQGRTLSKEVMASGCFMFVRHNVLVNVKGFSPDFFVYFEDFDLSIRIGKRSTIAYVPDVRIVHGGGNASKKGIKHILMFAKSAFVFYHKHGWRWA; encoded by the coding sequence ATGAAACTTGTGATCTCCATCGTCTACTATGATAGTGGGCTGCCTACCCTGAGAGAGACGCTTGTCAGCATAGTCAAGTCCCTTGATTATGCTGCTTCAAGTCAGAAGGATCTGAGGGCGAAAGTGGTGATCGTGGATAATGGCGGGATCCTAACCCAAGTCAGGCAGTTGGTATCCGAAGTGTTCGCCGATAGCCCCCATGAGTGGATGGTACTCGGGACCGGTGGCAATATCGGCTATGGTGCTGCCCACAATCTGGTTATCCTGAATGAGCAGAGTGATTATCATCTGGTCATCAACCCGGATGTGGAAGTGCTCGAAGATGCGTTCTCGAAAGCCATCGATTATATGCATCACAATCCCAATATCGGATTGCTTTCCCCCTATTCCGAAGACCCTGAAGGCTACAAACAGTATTTGTGTAAACGTTACCCTGCGGTACTCGATCTGTTTTTGCGCGGTTTTGCCCCGCGATTCGTAAAGCGTTATTTCGCCGGTCGATTGCAAGAGTATGAGATGCGCTACGATCTACAGGGTAGAACCCTGAGTAAGGAGGTTATGGCCAGTGGCTGTTTTATGTTTGTACGGCATAACGTGTTGGTCAATGTAAAAGGCTTTTCTCCGGATTTTTTTGTCTACTTCGAGGATTTCGATCTGTCGATCAGGATAGGCAAGCGCTCCACAATCGCCTATGTACCGGATGTGCGTATTGTCCATGGAGGGGGTAACGCCTCGAAAAAGGGAATCAAGCATATTCTCATGTTTGCCAAGTCGGCGTTTGTGTTTTATCACAAGCACGGTTGGCGTTGGGCTTGA